A genomic window from Sulfurimonas paralvinellae includes:
- the soxZ gene encoding thiosulfate oxidation carrier complex protein SoxZ translates to MADERKSLIKIKPKRYKDGEIVKVSFMVMHPMATGMGKDKKTKKIIPAKYINSVKFVYNGKEITNMNVWESLSVNPVFTIYMKVQGKGKLTVTYTDNTGEVHEKSKKIKPKG, encoded by the coding sequence ATGGCAGATGAAAGAAAATCACTGATTAAGATCAAACCAAAAAGATATAAAGACGGCGAAATCGTAAAAGTTAGTTTTATGGTTATGCACCCAATGGCGACTGGTATGGGAAAAGATAAAAAAACGAAAAAGATCATTCCTGCAAAATACATCAACAGCGTGAAATTTGTTTACAACGGTAAAGAGATCACAAATATGAACGTTTGGGAGTCGTTATCTGTAAACCCTGTTTTTACTATCTATATGAAAGTACAAGGTAAAGGTAAATTGACTGTGACATACACGGACAATACTGGTGAAGTTCACGAGAAAAGTAAAAAGATTAAACCAAAAGGATAA
- the soxY gene encoding thiosulfate oxidation carrier protein SoxY: MQRRDFFKKLGSAAAVGAALPVMSFAANAPKPVSPNKMDYKTAIDTITGGKTPKKSSKVHLKVPEIAENGAVVPVTVEVDSPMTDSDYVKAIHVLSTKNSNARCIDVNLTPANGKAYFSTRVKLGGTQDVVGLVELSNGEFLIASQSVKVTIGGCG; this comes from the coding sequence ATGCAAAGAAGAGATTTTTTTAAAAAGTTAGGTTCAGCGGCGGCAGTAGGTGCGGCTTTACCAGTTATGAGTTTCGCAGCCAATGCGCCAAAACCGGTAAGTCCAAACAAGATGGATTATAAAACGGCAATTGATACTATCACAGGTGGTAAAACACCTAAAAAATCAAGTAAAGTTCATTTAAAAGTTCCAGAGATCGCAGAAAATGGTGCAGTTGTACCGGTTACTGTTGAAGTAGATTCTCCTATGACAGATTCTGATTATGTAAAAGCGATCCATGTTCTTTCAACGAAGAACTCAAATGCACGCTGTATCGATGTAAACCTTACACCTGCAAATGGGAAAGCATACTTCTCTACTCGTGTAAAACTTGGTGGAACACAAGACGTTGTCGGTTTGGTTGAACTTAGCAATGGTGAGTTCCTTATCGCTTCACAAAGTGTAAAAGTAACTATTGGTGGGTGTGGTTGA